Proteins encoded in a region of the Nonomuraea helvata genome:
- a CDS encoding ABC transporter permease, whose translation MSVLLESSSTSATMRRNFWAGVWRVMKRKPSRMVGVVLILGFVFMGVFGPMFYPAQLDRDPNAITRPPSWEHWLGTDDQGRDVIALVVTGSRYVLLAALVTAVITVVVGAGIGLFSGFKRGRWDNVLMRLTDMKLTIPGLPLLLVLSTVWKFSSAVQMGLVLGLLSWGGVARAVRSQTLSLRERGFIEAARGLGLSTTHIVSKELLPSMAPYIAMNMLIAVTGGVYAQVGLFFLGVLPYESNNWGQMLNTAVFRSGALTVPSALGFLIGPLLAILLLTLAIVLVVDAMDEIFNPRLREE comes from the coding sequence ATGAGTGTGCTCCTGGAGAGTTCGTCGACGAGCGCCACGATGCGCCGCAACTTCTGGGCGGGCGTGTGGCGGGTGATGAAGCGCAAGCCCAGCCGCATGGTGGGCGTCGTGCTCATACTCGGGTTCGTGTTCATGGGCGTGTTCGGGCCGATGTTCTACCCCGCCCAGCTGGACCGCGACCCGAACGCGATCACCAGGCCGCCGAGCTGGGAGCACTGGCTCGGCACCGACGACCAGGGCAGGGACGTGATCGCCCTGGTGGTCACCGGGTCGCGGTACGTGCTGCTGGCCGCGCTGGTGACCGCCGTCATCACCGTGGTCGTGGGCGCCGGCATCGGGCTGTTCTCCGGCTTCAAGCGGGGCCGCTGGGACAACGTGCTCATGCGGCTCACCGACATGAAGCTGACCATCCCCGGCCTGCCGCTGCTGCTGGTGCTCTCCACCGTGTGGAAGTTCAGCAGCGCGGTCCAGATGGGCCTGGTGCTGGGACTGCTCAGCTGGGGCGGCGTGGCGCGCGCGGTGCGCTCGCAGACGCTGTCGCTGCGCGAGCGGGGCTTCATCGAGGCGGCGCGCGGGCTCGGCCTGTCCACGACGCACATCGTGAGCAAGGAGCTGCTGCCCAGCATGGCGCCGTACATCGCGATGAACATGCTCATCGCGGTCACCGGCGGCGTCTACGCGCAGGTCGGCCTGTTCTTCCTGGGTGTGCTGCCGTACGAGTCGAACAACTGGGGACAGATGCTCAACACGGCCGTGTTCCGCTCGGGGGCGCTCACGGTACCGAGCGCGCTGGGCTTCCTCATCGGGCCGTTGCTGGCGATCCTGTTGTTGACGCTGGCCATCGTGCTCGTGGTCGACGCCATGGACGAGATCTTCAATCCCCGGCTGCGCGAGGAGTAG
- a CDS encoding ABC transporter permease, which produces MVAIARRLAGHLARGIVMILVVATISFFIVRSIPGDPVAANVQKLIQSGMDPQAAEQATRVLYGFQPKGSLWEQYTQYMAGLLHFDLGQSVTHAGAPVTQVLGEAAKWTVIPVLAGTLLSFLVGIVMGVYAAIKRSGKLGDILAISGSLLHGVPQYVLGLLLSAIFATLIPILPADGPVDILFEPGFNAGYIGSLVEHAVLPVLTYALAAYGGWILAMKSSVVTVLGDDFILAAELRGMKRSIIFRYIARNAILPLFTILALSLGVLLGGAVFIERIFNYPGLGLLLLDSITMRDYALMGGAFLLITVSIIVANIIADLFYSVIDPRVRSGEEVSG; this is translated from the coding sequence ATGGTAGCTATCGCACGACGACTCGCGGGCCACCTGGCCCGCGGGATCGTCATGATCCTCGTCGTAGCCACGATCAGCTTCTTCATCGTGAGAAGCATTCCCGGCGACCCCGTCGCCGCGAACGTGCAGAAGCTGATCCAGTCGGGCATGGACCCCCAGGCGGCCGAGCAGGCGACGCGCGTGCTGTACGGGTTCCAGCCGAAGGGCTCGCTCTGGGAGCAGTACACCCAGTACATGGCCGGCCTGCTCCACTTCGACCTGGGCCAGTCGGTCACCCACGCGGGCGCGCCGGTCACCCAGGTCCTGGGTGAGGCGGCCAAGTGGACCGTCATCCCGGTGCTGGCCGGAACGCTGCTGAGCTTCCTGGTGGGCATCGTCATGGGCGTCTACGCGGCCATCAAGCGCTCGGGCAAGCTCGGCGACATCCTGGCCATCTCGGGGTCGCTGCTGCACGGCGTGCCGCAGTACGTGCTGGGCCTGCTGCTCAGCGCGATCTTCGCGACGCTGATCCCGATCCTGCCGGCTGACGGGCCCGTGGACATCCTGTTCGAGCCCGGGTTCAACGCCGGCTACATCGGCTCGCTGGTCGAGCATGCGGTGCTGCCGGTGCTGACGTACGCGCTGGCGGCCTACGGCGGATGGATCCTGGCGATGAAGTCGAGCGTGGTGACCGTGCTCGGCGACGACTTCATCCTGGCGGCGGAGCTGCGCGGGATGAAGCGGTCGATCATCTTCAGGTACATCGCGCGCAACGCGATCCTGCCGCTCTTCACGATCCTGGCGCTCTCGCTCGGCGTGCTGCTCGGCGGTGCGGTGTTCATCGAGCGGATCTTCAACTATCCGGGACTGGGCCTGCTGCTCCTCGACAGCATCACCATGCGTGACTACGCGCTGATGGGCGGGGCGTTCCTGCTGATCACGGTCTCCATCATCGTGGCGAACATCATCGCCGACCTGTTCTACTCCGTGATCGACCCGCGGGTCCGCAGCGGCGAGGAGGTGTCGGGATGA